Proteins encoded within one genomic window of Bradyrhizobium sp. CB1717:
- a CDS encoding HlyD family secretion protein, whose product MADQVLKFQPEQKNDSGKPTKKAGTDPRRRLLAGLRRYRRFLLMVVLPVIAAIGGVTFYLNGGRYVGTDDAYVGAQKVLVTPDISGKILKVLVKEGQSVKQGDELFEIDPAPFRHAVDEAKAQLAQARTTYDNLVANIKIYGDMLNLAQQGVDLKQRDVERKQALVKNNYGSQLDLDNAANALVTAGAQTQFVKQQLSNAKTQLLGDSNLPLEQFPPYAQAKAKLDDAQRNLDHTVLRAPMDGVATQVEQIQLGRYVAAGSAVFSIVDIAHPWVDANPKESDLTYVTEGQPVTLEVDAFPNHVFKGKIGSLSPGTGAQFAILPPQNATGNFVKVVQRVPVRIYFDETDKYVRKLKAGMSVYATIDTGHKRSLAGLLGLSATAGQDKE is encoded by the coding sequence ATGGCTGATCAGGTTCTCAAGTTCCAGCCCGAGCAGAAGAACGACAGCGGCAAGCCCACCAAGAAGGCCGGCACCGATCCGCGCCGCCGCCTGCTGGCCGGCCTGCGCCGCTATCGGCGCTTCCTGCTGATGGTCGTGCTGCCCGTGATCGCCGCCATCGGCGGCGTCACCTTCTATCTCAACGGCGGACGCTATGTCGGCACCGACGATGCCTATGTCGGCGCGCAGAAGGTGCTGGTGACGCCCGACATCTCCGGCAAGATCCTTAAGGTCCTCGTGAAAGAGGGGCAATCCGTCAAGCAGGGCGACGAGCTGTTCGAGATCGACCCCGCTCCGTTCCGCCACGCGGTGGATGAGGCCAAGGCACAGCTCGCCCAGGCCCGCACGACCTACGACAATCTCGTCGCCAACATCAAGATCTACGGCGACATGCTCAACCTCGCCCAGCAGGGCGTCGACCTGAAGCAGCGCGACGTCGAGCGCAAGCAGGCGCTGGTGAAGAACAATTACGGCTCGCAGCTCGATCTCGACAACGCCGCCAACGCGCTGGTGACCGCCGGCGCACAGACGCAGTTCGTCAAACAGCAGCTGTCCAACGCAAAGACGCAGTTGCTCGGCGATTCCAACCTGCCGCTCGAGCAGTTCCCGCCCTATGCGCAGGCCAAGGCAAAGCTCGACGACGCCCAGCGCAATCTCGACCACACCGTGCTGCGCGCGCCGATGGACGGCGTCGCCACGCAGGTCGAGCAGATCCAGCTCGGACGCTACGTCGCGGCCGGCTCGGCGGTGTTCTCCATCGTCGACATCGCCCATCCCTGGGTCGACGCCAATCCGAAGGAGAGCGACCTCACCTATGTCACCGAAGGCCAGCCGGTCACGCTGGAGGTCGACGCGTTTCCCAACCACGTCTTCAAGGGCAAGATCGGCTCGCTCTCGCCCGGCACCGGTGCGCAGTTCGCGATCCTGCCGCCGCAGAACGCCACCGGCAATTTCGTCAAGGTGGTGCAGCGCGTGCCTGTCAGGATCTATTTCGACGAGACCGACAAATACGTCCGGAAGCTGAAGGCCGGCATGAGCGTCTATGCCACCATCGACACCGGCCACAAGCGTTCGCTCGCCGGCCTGCTCGGCCTGTCGGCGACCGCGGGCCAGGACAAAGAGTAA
- a CDS encoding MDR family MFS transporter → MSGPNASLMVPGLRRNMVTICAMTATIMQALDTTIANVALPYMQGTLSASQDQINWVLTAYIVAAAIMTAPVGWIANRFGRKRIFIICSAGFTFASVLCGLAQDINQMVLFRLLQGVFGAALVPLSQSVMLDYYTLQERAKAMSIWGMGVMMGPIMGPSLGAWLTETYSWHWVFFVNLPFGAITVLGLIVFMDETKKDLSLKFDWLGFAALAIAIGALQLALDRGEQLGWLESNEIIAEFIVSAVAFYFFLAHSFTTSTPFIRFALFRDRNFVTGCVFMVVMGLVLFSTMALASPYMQNVIGYPIITAGLLLASRGFGTFFAMMLVGRMMRYFEARTLIIAGLTLTAGSLFQMTGWTDLTQVPEIVTVSIIQGFGFGLVFVPLSTVSFLTLPNHLRTDGTAMLTLMRNVASSVGISVVIAELTQGTRRTYAILSEHINPFNHALQMPDVRGIINLSTDAGRAMADRMVGVQAQIIAFAHDYMLVMVFILCTIPLALMIGSTKATLRKQAAGPEHAVME, encoded by the coding sequence ATGTCCGGCCCCAATGCCAGCCTGATGGTCCCCGGCCTGCGCCGGAACATGGTGACGATCTGCGCCATGACCGCGACCATCATGCAGGCGCTGGACACCACCATCGCCAACGTCGCACTGCCCTACATGCAGGGCACCCTGTCGGCCTCGCAGGACCAGATCAACTGGGTGCTGACCGCCTATATCGTTGCCGCCGCGATCATGACCGCGCCGGTGGGCTGGATCGCCAACCGCTTCGGCCGCAAGCGCATCTTCATCATCTGCTCGGCCGGCTTCACGTTCGCCTCGGTGCTGTGCGGCCTCGCGCAGGACATCAACCAGATGGTGCTGTTCCGCCTGCTGCAAGGCGTGTTCGGCGCGGCGCTGGTGCCGCTGTCGCAGTCGGTCATGCTCGACTATTACACGCTCCAGGAGCGCGCCAAGGCGATGTCGATCTGGGGCATGGGCGTGATGATGGGCCCGATCATGGGCCCATCGCTGGGCGCCTGGCTGACCGAGACCTATTCCTGGCACTGGGTGTTCTTCGTCAATTTGCCGTTCGGCGCGATCACCGTGCTCGGGCTGATCGTCTTCATGGACGAGACCAAGAAGGACCTCAGCCTCAAATTCGACTGGCTCGGCTTCGCAGCGCTGGCAATCGCGATCGGCGCGCTCCAGCTCGCGCTCGATCGCGGCGAGCAGCTCGGCTGGCTGGAATCCAACGAGATCATCGCGGAGTTCATCGTCTCGGCGGTCGCATTCTACTTCTTCCTCGCGCACTCTTTCACGACCTCGACGCCGTTCATCCGCTTTGCGCTGTTCCGGGATCGCAACTTCGTCACCGGCTGCGTGTTCATGGTCGTGATGGGCCTCGTGCTGTTCTCCACCATGGCGCTGGCCTCGCCCTACATGCAGAACGTGATCGGATATCCCATCATCACGGCCGGCCTGCTGCTGGCGAGCCGCGGTTTCGGCACCTTCTTCGCCATGATGCTGGTCGGCCGCATGATGCGCTATTTCGAGGCCCGCACGCTGATCATCGCCGGCCTCACTCTGACCGCGGGCTCGCTGTTCCAGATGACCGGCTGGACCGACCTGACCCAGGTGCCGGAGATCGTGACCGTCAGCATCATCCAGGGCTTTGGCTTCGGTCTCGTCTTCGTGCCGCTCTCGACGGTGTCGTTCCTGACCCTGCCGAACCATCTGCGCACCGATGGCACCGCCATGCTGACCCTGATGCGCAATGTCGCGAGCTCGGTCGGCATTTCGGTCGTCATCGCCGAGCTGACGCAGGGCACGCGGCGGACCTATGCGATCCTCTCCGAGCACATCAACCCATTCAACCACGCCCTGCAAATGCCGGACGTGCGCGGCATCATCAACCTCTCCACCGACGCCGGCCGCGCCATGGCCGACCGGATGGTCGGCGTGCAGGCGCAGATCATCGCCTTCGCGCATGACTACATGCTGGTGATGGTCTTCATCCTCTGCACCATCCCGCTCGCGCTGATGATCGGCTCGACCAAGGCCACCCTGCGCAAGCAGGCGGCAGGGCCCGAACATGCAGTGATGGAGTAG
- a CDS encoding Rieske 2Fe-2S domain-containing protein yields the protein MLRAEDNKFLTESGPGTGMGELLRRFWIPVLLSEELPEPDGEPKKIVVLGEELLAFRDTRGVVGVIDQYCPHRGANLWLGRNEECGVRCVYHGWKFDTDGRCVDMPTSYPDLNAKDLIRIKSYPVREWGEMIWAYMGPAEAMPELPDLEMALLPASHRYVSKKWQDCNWVQALEGSIDTAHFTFAHLSFDKEENEILDIKKHFVNPLQRMSSDHMRWIAEDPRPVIKVTPHEAGLTIAGGRLTGSDNIYWRIAQFLMPFHAYAPSAMQGENIFGQTFVPVSDTNCWIYTYAWNPERPLTQAERDAYDRGNGVIAEVDDNYVPLRHKGNDYLIDRKLQKTRSYTGIKGVSEQDAAVQDSQGPIADRTREHLGPTDLGIMHFRKVVMDLARALQQGEPPPQAAHQDRYAVRSGACVTSKAKDLPAVMLERFGDVAGFVGRPRIAAAE from the coding sequence ATGCTCCGCGCAGAGGACAATAAATTCCTGACCGAGTCCGGCCCCGGCACGGGCATGGGCGAGCTGCTGCGCCGCTTCTGGATTCCCGTCCTGCTCTCGGAAGAGCTCCCTGAACCCGATGGCGAGCCGAAGAAGATCGTCGTGCTCGGCGAGGAGCTGCTCGCCTTCCGCGACACGCGCGGCGTGGTCGGTGTCATCGATCAATACTGCCCGCATCGCGGCGCCAATCTCTGGCTTGGTCGGAACGAGGAGTGCGGCGTCCGCTGCGTCTATCACGGCTGGAAGTTCGACACCGACGGCCGCTGCGTGGACATGCCGACCTCCTATCCCGATCTCAACGCCAAGGATCTCATCCGCATCAAATCCTATCCGGTGCGCGAATGGGGTGAGATGATCTGGGCCTATATGGGCCCGGCGGAGGCCATGCCCGAGCTGCCCGATCTCGAAATGGCGCTGCTGCCGGCCTCGCACCGCTACGTCAGCAAGAAATGGCAGGACTGCAACTGGGTGCAGGCGCTGGAAGGCTCGATCGACACCGCGCATTTCACCTTCGCCCATCTCTCCTTCGACAAGGAGGAGAACGAGATCCTGGATATCAAGAAGCATTTTGTGAATCCGCTTCAGCGGATGTCGAGTGACCACATGCGCTGGATCGCAGAGGACCCACGCCCCGTGATCAAGGTCACTCCGCACGAAGCGGGGCTGACGATTGCCGGCGGCCGGCTTACCGGGAGCGACAACATCTACTGGCGCATCGCGCAATTCCTGATGCCGTTCCATGCCTATGCGCCGAGTGCGATGCAGGGCGAAAACATTTTTGGCCAGACCTTCGTGCCCGTCTCCGACACCAATTGCTGGATCTATACTTACGCCTGGAATCCGGAGCGGCCGCTGACGCAGGCCGAACGCGATGCCTATGACCGCGGCAACGGCGTGATCGCGGAGGTCGACGACAATTACGTGCCGCTGCGCCACAAGGGCAACGACTATCTGATCGACCGCAAGCTCCAGAAGACCCGGAGCTACACCGGCATCAAGGGCGTCTCCGAGCAGGACGCCGCGGTGCAGGACAGCCAGGGCCCGATCGCCGACCGCACCCGCGAGCATCTCGGACCGACCGATCTCGGCATCATGCATTTCCGCAAAGTCGTCATGGATCTGGCGCGCGCGCTTCAGCAGGGCGAGCCGCCGCCGCAGGCCGCGCATCAGGACCGCTATGCGGTGCGCTCCGGTGCCTGCGTCACCAGCAAGGCCAAGGACCTGCCCGCGGTGATGCTGGAGCGTTTCGGCGATGTCGCCGGCTTCGTCGGCCGTCCCAGGATTGCGGCAGCGGAGTAG
- a CDS encoding transcriptional repressor has product MTLAKPAFPAPDHDHGRCTADALAHAEEVCEQRAQKFTPIRRQVLGALLSSHRPLGAYEVIDELAKSMARPAPITVYRALDFLMANGLVHRIESRNAYLACAAHDHDATSAVAFLICERCGLVGEIPSGSFAGNLNAAARSSGFVPKLSVVEITGVCAHCQKMS; this is encoded by the coding sequence ATGACCCTCGCAAAGCCGGCCTTTCCCGCGCCTGACCATGATCACGGCCGCTGCACCGCGGACGCGCTGGCGCATGCCGAGGAGGTTTGCGAGCAGCGCGCGCAGAAATTCACGCCGATCCGCCGCCAGGTGCTGGGTGCCTTGCTCTCCAGCCATCGCCCGCTTGGGGCCTATGAGGTCATCGACGAACTGGCAAAATCGATGGCGCGGCCGGCGCCGATCACGGTCTATCGCGCTCTCGATTTCCTGATGGCCAACGGCCTCGTGCACCGCATTGAGAGCCGCAACGCCTATCTCGCCTGTGCCGCCCATGACCATGACGCGACCTCGGCGGTGGCGTTCCTGATCTGCGAGCGCTGTGGCCTGGTCGGTGAGATCCCGTCGGGGTCCTTTGCCGGGAATCTCAATGCCGCCGCACGCAGCTCAGGCTTCGTGCCGAAGCTGTCTGTGGTGGAGATCACGGGCGTCTGCGCCCATTGTCAGAAAATGTCTTGA
- the ispG gene encoding flavodoxin-dependent (E)-4-hydroxy-3-methylbut-2-enyl-diphosphate synthase, which yields MNKLENPLDSDIAGPAARHRTTQVKVGDVAVGGGAPIVVQSMTNTDTADIDGTIAQVAALARAGSEMVRITVDREEAAAAVPHIRDGLAKRGITTPLIGDFHYIGHKLLAAYPACAEALAKYRINPGNVGFKDKRDTQFADIIEIANKNSKPVRIGANWGSLDQELLTKLMDENAASPNPRDVRAVTREAMVQSALLSAARAEELGMPKDRIILSAKVSAVQDLIAVYQDLASRSDYAIHLGLTEAGMGSKGIVASSAALGILLQQGIGDTIRISLTPEPGGDRTREVQVGQELLQTMGFRTFVPLVAACPGCGRTTSTTFQELARSIQDFIRDEMPTWKTKYPGVEELNVAVMGCIVNGPGESKHANIGISLPGTGEAPAAPVFVDGKKFRTLRGPTISADFKALVIDYIDQRYGQGAKVPAPAAE from the coding sequence ATGAACAAGCTCGAAAACCCTCTCGATTCCGACATCGCGGGCCCCGCGGCCCGGCACCGCACCACCCAGGTCAAGGTCGGCGACGTCGCTGTCGGCGGCGGTGCGCCGATCGTCGTGCAGTCGATGACCAACACCGACACCGCCGATATCGACGGCACCATCGCCCAGGTCGCAGCGCTCGCGCGCGCCGGCTCCGAAATGGTCCGCATCACCGTGGACCGCGAGGAGGCCGCTGCCGCCGTCCCGCACATCCGCGATGGCCTCGCCAAGCGCGGCATCACCACGCCCTTGATCGGCGACTTCCACTATATCGGCCACAAGCTGCTCGCGGCCTATCCGGCCTGCGCCGAGGCGCTCGCCAAGTACCGCATCAATCCCGGCAATGTCGGCTTCAAGGACAAGCGCGACACCCAGTTCGCCGACATCATCGAGATCGCGAACAAGAACAGCAAGCCGGTCCGCATTGGCGCCAATTGGGGCTCGCTCGACCAGGAGCTGCTCACCAAGCTGATGGACGAGAACGCGGCCTCGCCGAATCCGCGCGACGTGCGCGCGGTGACGCGCGAGGCCATGGTGCAGTCCGCGCTGCTCTCGGCCGCGCGTGCCGAAGAGCTCGGCATGCCCAAGGACCGCATCATCCTCTCCGCAAAGGTCTCCGCGGTGCAGGACCTCATCGCGGTCTATCAGGATCTCGCCTCTCGTTCCGACTACGCCATCCATCTCGGCCTTACCGAAGCCGGCATGGGCTCGAAGGGCATCGTGGCGTCCTCGGCTGCGCTCGGCATCCTCTTGCAGCAGGGCATCGGCGACACTATCCGCATCTCGCTGACGCCGGAGCCCGGCGGCGACCGCACCCGTGAGGTGCAGGTCGGCCAGGAGCTCTTGCAGACCATGGGCTTCCGCACCTTCGTGCCGCTGGTTGCGGCGTGCCCCGGCTGCGGCCGCACCACCTCGACCACGTTCCAGGAGCTGGCGCGCTCGATCCAGGATTTCATCCGCGACGAGATGCCGACCTGGAAGACGAAATATCCGGGCGTCGAGGAGCTCAACGTTGCGGTGATGGGCTGCATCGTCAACGGCCCCGGCGAATCCAAGCACGCCAATATCGGCATCTCGCTGCCCGGCACCGGCGAAGCCCCGGCCGCGCCCGTGTTCGTCGACGGCAAGAAGTTCCGCACGCTGCGCGGGCCCACCATCTCCGCCGACTTCAAGGCGCTGGTGATCGACTACATCGACCAGCGCTACGGCCAGGGCGCCAAGGTGCCGGCGCCCGCGGCGGAGTGA
- a CDS encoding DMT family transporter, with product MSATQANPSAGRPLSAGAIALMLMLCLTWGFNQIAVKLVLPDIPPMLQAMIRSMGALPVLFIIGTLRGVKFFERDGTWKAGLIAGLMFGIEFVLIFQGLRLTSASRAVVFLYTAPFFVALGSYQVLGERLGASQWLGLAISFAGVALAIGVPQPNVDSHVLLGDLLIVGGAGLWAATTLVAKGTRLRFAAPEKALGYQVATSIPILGLAAWLFGESITHTPAPLSLGLMAFQAIWVVGTTFTLWFALVKAYSASKLSAFTFITPLFGVVGSYFIMHDTLSLTFGAAAVLVIAGLFLVNRPSQTAAAPRDALLNVTKT from the coding sequence ATGTCCGCAACCCAAGCCAACCCGTCCGCCGGCCGTCCTCTCAGCGCCGGCGCCATCGCCCTGATGCTCATGCTGTGCCTGACCTGGGGATTCAACCAGATCGCGGTGAAGCTGGTGCTGCCGGACATCCCGCCGATGCTCCAGGCGATGATCCGTTCGATGGGCGCGCTGCCGGTGCTGTTCATCATCGGCACCCTCCGCGGCGTGAAATTCTTCGAGCGTGACGGGACGTGGAAGGCCGGCCTGATCGCGGGGCTGATGTTCGGCATCGAGTTTGTGCTGATCTTCCAGGGCCTGCGCCTCACCTCGGCCTCTCGCGCGGTGGTATTCCTCTACACGGCCCCGTTCTTCGTCGCGCTCGGCTCCTACCAGGTGCTCGGCGAGCGGCTTGGCGCCTCGCAATGGCTGGGTCTTGCCATCAGCTTTGCCGGCGTCGCGCTTGCGATCGGCGTGCCGCAGCCCAATGTCGATTCGCATGTCCTGCTCGGCGACCTCCTGATCGTCGGCGGCGCCGGGCTCTGGGCGGCAACCACGCTGGTCGCCAAGGGCACGCGTCTGCGCTTCGCCGCGCCCGAGAAGGCGCTGGGCTATCAGGTCGCGACCTCGATCCCGATCCTGGGGCTGGCGGCCTGGCTGTTTGGCGAATCCATCACCCACACGCCGGCGCCGCTGTCCCTCGGCCTGATGGCCTTCCAGGCGATCTGGGTGGTGGGAACCACGTTCACGCTTTGGTTCGCGCTGGTGAAGGCCTATTCGGCCAGCAAATTGTCCGCTTTTACCTTCATCACCCCTTTGTTTGGCGTGGTGGGTAGCTATTTCATCATGCACGACACTCTGAGTCTGACATTCGGGGCCGCCGCGGTCCTTGTAATTGCTGGGCTTTTTCTGGTTAACCGTCCCAGCCAAACGGCTGCGGCGCCGCGCGATGCATTGCTGAACGTCACCAAAACCTGA
- a CDS encoding MarR family transcriptional regulator, which produces MSRGSVDQNFLFTLAELYRLLRVYADKEASRFGITRAQWAVLAKVERSEGMKQSELAELLEVQPITLTRLIDKLCDNDWIERRSDPSDRRVKRLYLKKAGRQLLGRMSGLKSELTANALDGISPADAHRLLTQLETIKENVRNAAQTSGAEQVRKEQRYG; this is translated from the coding sequence ATGAGCCGCGGGTCCGTGGACCAGAACTTCCTGTTTACGCTCGCCGAGCTTTACCGCCTGCTGCGCGTCTATGCCGACAAGGAGGCTTCGCGCTTCGGTATCACCCGCGCACAATGGGCGGTGCTGGCCAAGGTCGAGCGCAGCGAGGGCATGAAGCAGTCCGAACTCGCCGAACTACTCGAGGTGCAGCCGATCACGCTGACGCGCCTGATCGACAAGCTCTGCGACAATGACTGGATCGAGCGCCGCAGCGATCCTTCGGACCGCCGCGTCAAGCGCCTCTATCTCAAGAAGGCCGGGCGGCAATTGCTGGGACGGATGAGCGGCCTGAAGTCGGAGCTCACGGCGAACGCGCTCGACGGCATCAGCCCGGCGGACGCCCACCGTCTCCTCACCCAACTCGAAACAATCAAGGAAAACGTGCGTAACGCCGCCCAGACATCCGGCGCGGAACAAGTGCGTAAGGAGCAGCGCTATGGCTGA
- a CDS encoding TauD/TfdA family dioxygenase, with the protein MSSLAGKQGPRYRHTAEDGAPYETIAVEKLTPIIGAEISGVDVGKLVSDDSRSNRQMDEIHRALAENLVIFFRDQHITPQQHLAFGRKFGELHFHPAAPHEDEDPALMKIYADKNSPRANGEGWHSDVSCDLEPPMGSILYIKQCPPRGGDTLFANMYAAYEALSDRMKVYLDGLTALHDGEPIYRGLYANYGVADRPSYPNAEHPVVRTHPVTGRKALYVNRGFTRHINGIPRDESDAMLAYLYQHAENPLFQCRFRWTENAIAFWDNRCTQHRAMWDYWPHTRSGTRVTVKGERPV; encoded by the coding sequence ATGAGCTCACTCGCCGGCAAGCAGGGCCCGCGCTATCGCCACACCGCTGAAGACGGCGCACCCTACGAGACCATCGCGGTCGAAAAGCTCACCCCCATCATCGGCGCGGAAATCTCCGGCGTCGACGTCGGCAAGCTCGTCTCCGATGACTCTCGCTCCAACCGGCAGATGGACGAGATCCACCGCGCGCTCGCCGAAAACCTCGTCATCTTCTTCCGCGACCAGCACATTACGCCGCAGCAGCATCTCGCCTTCGGCCGCAAGTTCGGCGAGCTGCATTTTCATCCGGCCGCGCCGCACGAGGACGAAGATCCGGCCTTGATGAAGATCTACGCCGACAAGAACTCGCCGCGCGCCAACGGCGAGGGCTGGCACTCCGACGTGTCCTGCGATCTCGAGCCGCCGATGGGCTCGATCCTCTACATCAAGCAGTGCCCGCCGCGCGGCGGCGACACGCTGTTCGCCAATATGTACGCGGCCTATGAGGCGCTGTCGGACCGCATGAAGGTCTATCTCGACGGGCTCACGGCGTTGCATGACGGTGAGCCGATCTATCGCGGGCTCTACGCGAACTACGGCGTCGCCGACCGTCCGTCCTATCCGAACGCCGAGCATCCCGTGGTCCGCACGCATCCGGTCACGGGCAGGAAGGCGCTCTACGTCAACCGCGGCTTCACCCGCCACATCAACGGCATCCCGCGCGACGAGAGCGACGCGATGCTCGCCTATCTCTACCAGCACGCCGAAAACCCGCTGTTCCAGTGCCGCTTCCGCTGGACCGAGAACGCCATCGCCTTCTGGGACAACCGCTGCACCCAGCACCGCGCGATGTGGGATTACTGGCCGCATACGCGCTCGGGCACGCGCGTGACGGTGAAGGGGGAGAGGCCGGTTTAG